The nucleotide sequence AATTATTTCAGATAACGTAAattcgtatattaaaattactactGCGTacctaaaaatttaattatattttaataaatggaaattatatGCCATCATGTTATCATGTATCATATGAATAAAGAACAAActgtttaattacaaattaaatgaaaatagatTCTTCCTGATTTTTCCGacatataatcaaatacaaaatttacttACTGAATCTTAAATATGTACAGATAAATGACGTATGTAGTAATAAAACTgttatcgataaattaattctttaaaaatttaaatgagaaggataaagaaaatacaacGATCAAAAATTAGCTATAGACTTTTTGcacaattaatatacaatgtatgtagttacaaattttaatttgtgacaTACAGAGGCAAGATATgaacgatattatattttcattatcatacCTGTAGCAGAAACTTATAAAACGAACGAAAAAACCGTTATCATTTTCTTCGCTCCATGCACCGCAAAACCATAAAACTCGGAAATTCAATGGCAATATATCCATTATGGAATGATCGTTTCGATATTGTTTTACTCGGGTAGTCACCCTCTTATCATACCTCGCTGTGTCTCGAAAATATGCAacttacaagaaaaatataacgaaaCATATCGTACATCGTCAATCAACGTTCCTTctcgtaaattaataatgatgtcGCTAGAACGTTCTTCATAAGTATTccttaacatttaatatcgtCGAATAGAGGGAGGCTCTCTTCGCTGATTTTTTTACtacttatattttcttctcgtctctgcatttattttcaatgcgTTTATCAAACAACAATGTACGTatacgttatttttataaattatgaacttGCATAATTCATCGTACATTATTATAGAGAAAAGGAATATTGAAAGtaacagatatattattagagtATTACATATTGCTATtgattgtgaaaaatttatctgcAAACTTCGGTCGCTTGTCAGCAAGCTGACAATTAGATGAAAAGTTTGCAAGTCaaacgataatatattataagtctGTAAAAGCGCGTAGAACAAATGTGCTCCTTTgcatttgtatctttttaattatttagaaaaatatttaacaataaaattttattttactttatactaACGAACAGATGAGACATGCTCATTTTGGTAggtaatctataaaaaataagtttctaatataaaaatatttaaagtcaaTATATCTACTAGTAAACAATATGAAAATACATTTCACATCAATTAAATACTAATTCGAAGTTTGCTGCAACAAGTTGAAAGCAGAGTAGGACGTTTTTACAATCTGCACAGATATAaagcatacatatgtatatgtaatttttaaaatatacatacatatatatatatatatatatatatatgtatattttaaaaattaattatatatatatatatatatatataattaattattaaatataaaattaatatatatatatatatatatatatatatataaattaaatatgcatctggattaaatttgtatcttatgcgtcttatatatttttttgtattttatttgttgcgTATAGGTGTACTCACCCACGTAAAACTGCCAAGGATTAGCGCGCAAATTCCGTAACAAGAAAGTATTCTTCCTTTCTGGCTCATCATCATTACGAGCAATAAACTTTTACGTTGCTTTGTTGATATTGTCGTCCAGCTGCTTGTATAAATAGCatacgcaatatttttattctaaataaaaaatatattactttatattaatatatttcttttggatattttagattatataatatataatctaaaatatcaagaagaaataaaaaaagagaaaatttattattagcaacACCTTCAAGTCAAGTTCATTGCCATACCAGCAGTATGTGAATACTTGAAACATCATTGATCCCAAGTACATGATAAAAGCGAAAAATTCCGGACTAAAGAGctctttctataataaaatattatttatgttttaaatttcatcaataaattttacaaatattaatgttattagactatgttttatatatcaatctttatattaaagaaaaaaaaaagaaattttgttttacttttgACATCTGATAGATGCTAGTACAAAGAGTGACGAGGCTGAAGAAGAATAAAGTGGCGACAGTCCACACAAATAACGTTTGTATCCTGTATATGATGTTATAGACTAAAATATGATGTCTCACGCATCCTGCGATAGCAAAACTTTCAATGGtggtatttgcatttttttctttattttcttgaagAAATCGAAGTATTTCTGTCAATCGATAGCACAGCAGCTCAATTTGTCCGCAGGTATGAATAATAAGACCATACACGAGGGAGTCGAAAGAGACGTTCAGTaatattccataaaataaagttatgatTTGCTGAAGATAAGTTAATGCGTAAGGAAGTAACGTTGTGATGGAGTACGGTACGTACATCTTAAACGGTAAAGATCTTTCGTCCTGAGCCAATAGAGGTATTATAAGAAGCATTAAACCCGTTGTTTGACAGATGAACATGAAGAAACAGGCGGTTCCCTTAGCTTCGTTTCGCAATTGTATAGCAAAATAgagtttgtaaaataattaattatatgcacaAAGAGAttctttatcatataaataatttattagatttttgtaAAAGCTTTAGGCACTtagctaaatatatatttataatgtctatacatatatttatatattctaacacTTGATAAGATTTCGGGAATTTTAGAAaggattattattaactttttctaaaaagttatttcaaatatatacttaaatcaatattctaaaattacaatataataaaaataccttTGCGGTCGTAttgctttaatattgatttctcAGCAGAATCTCTTGGCTGACAGATCTTGGCGCGAAAGCAATCTAGCAAGGCCCGCAATTCGCATTGTCGcatcaaaaagtttaaatattttaagcataATGTCGCGAAGgttaaaacaagaaataagCCTTCCGTTACAGCTTCCATATCATTTCTTATACGTACGAGCTCAATTATTTCGAATAtcgtgaaataatatattaaaatagcaatAGAATACctatcaatattatacatgaaaagaaaagaaatatgtatgtgtacgcATCTATTGCATGTGTAtgcgcatatatattaaataatattatatattaatatcaaaattcttattacatttaattgatgaatattatcattttagagacaatatcgattttaatatatcaataaaatgtttttaacaaaattgccaaattatttttgcttgataaatatgttataattaccTATAGCAGAAGTTGACAAAACGTATTATCAAGTTATTACCTTGGCTATTACCATGTTCTTCCCATACACCACAGaaacgaaaaataaagaagttCACCGGCAATAAgtccatatttttattgtcgcAAAGTAATAGCAAATCTTCCTCTGAGATAAAACAACAATGACAAAATGTAGAATGTCTTTAGTTGAAAATTCTGAGTCTCTGACTACGATGCTCttgcattaataatgataaatacgATGATGTATAGCTATAGCATTATGTTAGGGGTCTCTTTTAATGTCGTCCATTGGAATAAAACATGTGTTATTcccattgcatttttatatatttgactttatATTCTTGTTAGAGAAGTAATACAAGCCAGTGGCAACATATCTTGCAAGCCTTCAATATCAGTAAgttgtcatttatttaaaagatttcttgctacaatattttataactatgaAAATGGTCAAGTaatcatcaatattaaaatatgaagatgtaaaaaaaacttgtaaaataagaagtttattatttaatggaaacaaaatgttatatataattgaatcatattatttaaaagaaaatagatatactaataataaaattgatacatttttatggACAGTAGAAGTATTTTTTAGTAATCAAATTGAACGACAGTTTATAGATAATAACATCAATTTAacagaaaatagataaaagatGGGAAAATACCTAAGGATatgtttcttaataaaatggCTTTATTACACTCTTGCATTAACTCATTgcgttaaatatattctgcTGCCATGTGACGTTCTACTAGATGTTAGTtgggaaagagaaatatgtatttatgaaatgctgttttatttaaaatagtaatacaatataaaaatatgtataaaatccaaatatgtatataatgaagATACCATAATTTCAAAAGACTAATCTGACAGATATATACGCATGTCACAGAtgcaataagaatttttatatctagctctttttctctttttctttacatgtatattttattaatatcaaaataaacaatgattgctaaattaatatcatattaaaaaaatcttttataaaaatcttttataaaaatacaatattatatatttttttatgtacaaaatgatacaaaataatctataacaaTTTTTCCAGAATTAAGCATATCAACAAtagaataatacaatttttagataattctaAACACATATTTGTGTAACTATCTCTAACATCAactgagaatttttttcttcgtttcttcacaatttatatacatatatgtactatatttaatatttgcttttcaaaattatatagattagaACATTTTTTCATACCTTGAAAAAATCTAGTTATTCAGACATTCTGAATGACGTTTGATGGATTGCATACAAATAGATAATCTTGTATGTGTGcccgtgtatgtatatatatatatatatatatatatatatatatatatattaaagctgtatatatatatatatatttctattagaaGAAACtgtacattgtatataaaataatatgtacccataaaattatacatcacctccttatttatacatataaatgttattacacgatatttttttatactgttgattttattctgtaaacaattttttaaaaaccatTTCGAGTTAACCATTTAAGACTGATATTCACTCTTCAATTttgatcttaaaatttttccagtAGTATTCTTCGGGATCTCGTTAAGGAACATAACTCCACCTAAAGAAAAGCATATGCAATCTTTGAgcctttttattaaagtttttaattatccaGTTCTTCTCTACATATTTGtgaattcttttcatatattaaatctttaattttattatataaaaattggatatattcagataatataaatatgttaaaaatcgTAATATCTCTTATCAATTTAGTAATTAAATGTCATaaggtaattaaaaattctatgacATTAATAATTGCTGGGAGTTATACCTTCGAGTTGCTTGTAATCGGAGACCTTtccttttacaaaatttttaatgtcatcTTCCGTAGGTTTTTTGCCTTCGTTCACCACTATGAACGCTTTCGGTACCTCGCCATACTTTGCGTGCGGAATCCCGATCACTGCTGCATCATTCACATCTGGATGCGTTCGCAGCAATGCTTCCAATTCCGCTGGCGGTACCTTcgatcaagaaaaaataatattttaaattaataatttgaatgttAAAAGAAGCAAACACTCTAAATGCTGAGAAATAAGATATTGTCAAGGCAATCAAGAACTTTCGATTCATTGTGTAAGTCCGGATTGCGTaagttatatatgtacatatacagatAAGAGAACCATTTCTCTTGTAGAGAACGAACTCTTACCTGGAATCCCTTAACTTTAATAAGCTCTTTCATTCTgtccgtaataaaaaaatcataatcttCATCGAAATAAGCAATGTCGCCCGTTTTCAACCATTTATCTTCGGTTAATGTTGCCTTCGTTGAGGCTTCATCATTCAAATATCCTTTCATAATATGAGGTCCTTTAATCCATAATTCGCCGGTTTCTCCAGGAGTGGCAATATCCTGTTTAGTCTCTATATTTACTAAGCGTGCTAAACAATTActcatattttttccaatgCTGGCAAATTTGTATCCATCTTCAACGAATGCTACTGCTGAAGATTCTGTCAATCCGTAACcttgaaaaattatcgtaactcttaaatggaatcagAGGATATTATATGACTGATAAGTGCTAaagttgtttttaattatttataggaTACATATTGCAGACAGTGAAATCTTATCAAGCAGTATCAATTACTGATAGTGACTGATATTTCAGGGCAATCTTACTGTCATATTTAGTGAAACATAAGACATAGAGTggcaaaatgtattttattggaaattagTAAAAtgcttatttgatttttaatgaaatctcccttttttttaaattaatataataaaaataaattcaaattttatgaatttaaacgcgtattaaaatacaatattactttaatcgaCAAATTAATGTAACGTCTCGCTAGACTTTAAAATGTGTTGATTTGttgaattttgttaaaaattggaCTTACACTCGCTCATTctaaaaattcacaaatatatcaCTTGCgtcctttcttttcttcatattttcattctcaccgaaaaacataaatatctgAGTTTTATAAAGCTCGAGCGTGTCAAAAGTCAATGAATTCAATAAAcactttcatttaatttatttttcatttattcacgAATCGagaatttctcattaattatttaattttgcagatACTCACCTTGACGAAACTTTAGCATACtggaatcaatattaaatttgttgaataatttatcgacGTCCGATTTAGCGAGTGGTGCAGCGCCACTTATTATTGTGTGAAGGCTCTCAAGATGTTGTATTTTCACGAGAGGAGAAGctgacaaaaataatacaatcggTGGTACGCCGAATAGTACAGTCGCCTAAAAAGTATAGTAATCATGTTATCGTGAATTTggaatgttaattttttcatgagttttttatgtaacaagaaatttgaaaaatcactATTTTTTATGACAGATGATTTTGTCCCCTACAATTTCGCCGAATCTGACGTATATATTAATCCtactactttttattaatccatGACAAAATAGTAAGACCAAAGCGTTTGcgaaaaaacacatttaaaaatttgcgtgATTTTTATGTACCGgactatataaattaacagcTGAGCGGCgtgacttttttcttttttttctaatttgcattAAAGCAAATTGTtatgttatgtatttttataattttaagagaaaaattattattattattaatagttttaattataaaatttattatatttagaaattatttaattcattcatTTGCTATGCGGTAAaagttacaataataaatataattaataaatagttaataaatataatttatttaattttaagttttgttatgtaataaatatcccTGTTTAGCAATGAAtttcaagattattaatacaaaaaaaatttccttctTGATAAGAATgtctcttattaaataataattagattatacatatcatattGTGCTATCTGAGAACTTGTTTTCTTTACTGAATGGTGTTAACCTTTATTAAACCGTTGAGTTTATTCAACTCGAGTAAGAGCTAGCATTCGGAATATATCGCGTGTAGTGTAGAAAGTAGAGATTAGAAACagaagaagattaaaaaaatggaaagtgAAAGTacagaacaaaatattttggagtCCAACTCGGAATCAGTGGGCCTCGAGAAGAATgaggatataaaataatttaacatgctCTCGTTTGTGTTTGCTAGAAATAGAAAATCTGTTTACAAATGTACCAACACAAATATTGACTGCTTTTATTGCTACGAGCGaggaaatttttcaagaaattaggTTTATGctgaaaaatcgcaaaatagtAACAGACGAAGATCTAATATTATACCAAAGACATAAATTAAAGGGAGAGTagaactataatatatgttaaactCGGCGAAAAGAGAGGATCAGAGAAGACAGAGTGGACAAAACTTAATGTTTGTCTTATGAGCATATATATGCAcagtaaacaataatttaccttATTTTTCTGTAACACATCAAGAAACGTCTCCGGTACAAATTTTGGGAGGGTAATTATTTTCGTGCCGAAAGAAAGACGCGAAAGTACCACAGCACTCATCCcatatatatggaaaaatgGTAATATTAAGGGAGTTACCTCTTGATGTGTGCCtataagaaacaaataaaaaataataaattagaaaataatgaagGATGGATATCGAATTAATCATTAGTAGCCGGAGATTTCAAAGactatactataatatacaatattgatacaatattaatttattgctcgtataa is from Cataglyphis hispanica isolate Lineage 1 chromosome 15, ULB_Chis1_1.0, whole genome shotgun sequence and encodes:
- the LOC126855067 gene encoding odorant receptor 46a-like, encoding MDLLPVNFFIFRFCGVWEEHGNSQGNNLIIRFVNFCYRYSIAILIYYFTIFEIIELVRIRNDMEAVTEGLFLVLTFATLCLKYLNFLMRQCELRALLDCFRAKICQPRDSAEKSILKQYDRKAKGTACFFMFICQTTGLMLLIIPLLAQDERSLPFKMYVPYSITTLLPYALTYLQQIITLFYGILLNVSFDSLVYGLIIHTCGQIELLCYRLTEILRFLQENKEKNANTTIESFAIAGCVRHHILVYNIIYRIQTLFVWTVATLFFFSLVTLCTSIYQMSKKELFSPEFFAFIMYLGSMMFQVFTYCWYGNELDLKNKNIAYAIYTSSWTTISTKQRKSLLLVMMMSQKGRILSCYGICALILGSFTWIVKTSYSAFNLLQQTSN
- the LOC126855044 gene encoding probable 4-coumarate--CoA ligase 1 isoform X1 translates to MATHAFRGIQKLNRVLDASIKTLNFILRRTSTSARTRLVTGSSGEKIFVPLNDVSYPEILLHEFVWDNIENYPDHIALECGINGKKYTYAQAKDATNYIGRSLRNMGLKEGDVIALVAPNFPDTVLGFLGGLSGGLVITPINPHYTVDEMSKQLLRVKAQAVITSSSIASTMLVATRACLPPKAPFIVIDDKIGSIPEGSIPFDDLITRGKSLPLVSTNATCNDTAVIPFSSGTTGLPKGVMLTHRNLVSNIEMTQSCFGDAYRPTTSTHQEVTPLILPFFHIYGMSAVVLSRLSFGTKIITLPKFVPETFLDVLQKNKATVLFGVPPIVLFLSASPLVKIQHLESLHTIISGAAPLAKSDVDKLFNKFNIDSSMLKFRQGYGLTESSAVAFVEDGYKFASIGKNMSNCLARLVNIETKQDIATPGETGELWIKGPHIMKGYLNDEASTKATLTEDKWLKTGDIAYFDEDYDFFITDRMKELIKVKGFQVPPAELEALLRTHPDVNDAAVIGIPHAKYGEVPKAFIVVNEGKKPTEDDIKNFVKGKVSDYKQLEGGVMFLNEIPKNTTGKILRSKLKSEYQS
- the LOC126855044 gene encoding probable 4-coumarate--CoA ligase 1 isoform X2 is translated as MCKSVNLTLQRHDMLYFYQLSLRTSTSARTRLVTGSSGEKIFVPLNDVSYPEILLHEFVWDNIENYPDHIALECGINGKKYTYAQAKDATNYIGRSLRNMGLKEGDVIALVAPNFPDTVLGFLGGLSGGLVITPINPHYTVDEMSKQLLRVKAQAVITSSSIASTMLVATRACLPPKAPFIVIDDKIGSIPEGSIPFDDLITRGKSLPLVSTNATCNDTAVIPFSSGTTGLPKGVMLTHRNLVSNIEMTQSCFGDAYRPTTSTHQEVTPLILPFFHIYGMSAVVLSRLSFGTKIITLPKFVPETFLDVLQKNKATVLFGVPPIVLFLSASPLVKIQHLESLHTIISGAAPLAKSDVDKLFNKFNIDSSMLKFRQGYGLTESSAVAFVEDGYKFASIGKNMSNCLARLVNIETKQDIATPGETGELWIKGPHIMKGYLNDEASTKATLTEDKWLKTGDIAYFDEDYDFFITDRMKELIKVKGFQVPPAELEALLRTHPDVNDAAVIGIPHAKYGEVPKAFIVVNEGKKPTEDDIKNFVKGKVSDYKQLEGGVMFLNEIPKNTTGKILRSKLKSEYQS
- the LOC126855044 gene encoding probable 4-coumarate--CoA ligase 1 isoform X3; translated protein: MGLKEGDVIALVAPNFPDTVLGFLGGLSGGLVITPINPHYTVDEMSKQLLRVKAQAVITSSSIASTMLVATRACLPPKAPFIVIDDKIGSIPEGSIPFDDLITRGKSLPLVSTNATCNDTAVIPFSSGTTGLPKGVMLTHRNLVSNIEMTQSCFGDAYRPTTSTHQEVTPLILPFFHIYGMSAVVLSRLSFGTKIITLPKFVPETFLDVLQKNKATVLFGVPPIVLFLSASPLVKIQHLESLHTIISGAAPLAKSDVDKLFNKFNIDSSMLKFRQGYGLTESSAVAFVEDGYKFASIGKNMSNCLARLVNIETKQDIATPGETGELWIKGPHIMKGYLNDEASTKATLTEDKWLKTGDIAYFDEDYDFFITDRMKELIKVKGFQVPPAELEALLRTHPDVNDAAVIGIPHAKYGEVPKAFIVVNEGKKPTEDDIKNFVKGKVSDYKQLEGGVMFLNEIPKNTTGKILRSKLKSEYQS